One Oryza brachyantha chromosome 3, ObraRS2, whole genome shotgun sequence DNA segment encodes these proteins:
- the LOC102709354 gene encoding horcolin-like yields MSSVAKIGPWGGDYGGRDHDLTVAPRRLRSVALRHGKIIDSVAFTYADGDGALHSVGPWGGDGAELPEAVASKLNGGERPPRGTVAEFAFEPTERVTEVHGTMGPFGDRDSLVTSLKLVTDRRTIGPFGYGAGTPFSLPVLGDGAVVGFFARAGEHLEAIGVYVNPAIPSEN; encoded by the exons atG AGCTCGGTGGCGAAGATCGGGCCGTGGGGCGGCGACTACGGCGGCCGCGACCACGACCTCACggtggcgccgcggcggctgcggaGCGTGGCGCTCCGCCACGGCAAGATCATCGACTCCGTCGCCTTCACctacgccgacggcgacggcgcgctccACTCCGTCGGCCCctggggcggcgacggcgccgagctTCCGGAGGCGGTGGCCAGCAAGCTCAACGGCGGGGAGCGCCCGCCGCGCGGCACGGTGGCGGAGTTCGCCTTCGAGCCCACGGAGCGCGTGACGGAGGTGCACGGCACGATGGGGCCCTTCGGCGACCGGGACAGCCTCGTCACCTCGCTCAAGCTCGTCACCGACCGCCGCACCATCGGGCCCTTCGGCTACGGCGCCGGGACGCCGTTCAGCCTCCCCgtgctcggcgacggcgccgtcgtcggattcttcgcccgcgccggcgagcaccTGGAGGCCATCGGCGTCTACGTCAACCCGGCCATCCCTTCTGAGAATTAG
- the LOC102709635 gene encoding dirigent protein 21-like isoform X3, which translates to MPPPPPTTTTLCVLAFLAVAVTGAAAGGGTTTTHLHLYIHETLTGANATAASLAPSPLAGSNSSFGSVGAFDDELREGSDAASAYLGRAEGLLVQADLANPAALWTMLTLVFTDGDYTGSTLVLDGRVDFAGGGGTAERAVVGGTGRFRRARGYTLMSKFGNPTPSTVVFEMDIYVAMA; encoded by the coding sequence atgccgccaccgccgccgacgacgacgaccctgTGTGTCCTCgccttcctcgccgtcgccgtcacgggggcggcggctggcggcggcacgacgacgacgcaccTCCACCTCTACATCCACGAGACGTTGACGGGCGCCAACGCCACCGCGGCCTCCCTGGCGCCCTCCCCGCTCGCCGGCAGCAACTCCTCGTTCGGGAGCGTCGGCGCCTtcgacgacgagctccggGAGGGCTCCGACGCGGCGTCGGCGTACCTGGGCCGCGCGGAGGGCCTCCTCGTGCAGGCCGACCTGGCGAACCCGGCGGCGCTATGGACCATGCTCACCCTCGTGTTCACCGACGGGGACTACACGGGGAGCACGCTGGTGCTGGACGGCCGCGTCgacttcgccggcggcggcggcacggcggagCGCGCCGTGGTGGGCGGCACGGGGAGGTTCCGGCGGGCGAGGGGGTACACGCTGATGAGCAAGTTCGGCAACCCGACGCCAAGCACCGTCGTGTTCGAGATGGACATCTACGTCGCCATGGCCTAG
- the LOC102715377 gene encoding protein GOS9-like, translated as MSSLVKLGAWGGNHGGSEHDLTVAPQRLEGFSVRYGKVIDCISFSYLDKDKALHSVGPWGGAGGVSTETITFGPSEYVKEVHGSLGPIGDFTDVVTSLKFVTNHRTIGPFGHGTGTPFVIPVLNNASIVGFFARAGLYLESIGIYVHPF; from the exons ATG AGCTCGCTGGTGAAGCTGGGCGCGTGGGGCGGCAACCACGGCGGGAGCGAGCACGACCTCACCGTGGCGCCGCAGCGGCTGGAGGGCTTCTCGGTCCGCTACGGCAAGGTCATCGACTGCATCTCCTTCTCCTACCTCGACAAGGACAAGGCCCTCCACTCCGTCGGCCCctggggcggcgccggcggcgtctccACCGAGACC ATCACCTTCGGGCCGTCGGAGTACGTGAAGGAGGTGCACGGCTCGCTGGGGCCGATCGGCGACTTCACCGACGTGGTGACCTCGCTCAAGTTCGTCACCAACCACCGCACCATCGGGCCCTTCGGCCACGGCACCGGCACGCCCTTCGTCATCCCGGTGCTCAACAACGCCAGCATCGTCGGCTTcttcgcccgcgccggcctctACCTCGAGTCCATCGGCATCTACGTCCACCCCTTCTGA
- the LOC102709635 gene encoding dirigent protein 1-like isoform X2 — protein MDFCATRPSKLADLPTSIMPPPPPTTTTLCVLAFLAVAVTGAAAGGGTTTTHLHLYIHETLTGANATAASLAPSPLAGSNSSFGSVGAFDDELREGSDAASAYLGRAEGLLVQADLANPAALWTMLTLVFTDGDYTGSTLVLDGRVDFAGGGGTAERAVVGGTGRFRRARGYTLMSKFGNPTPSTVVFEMDIYVAMA, from the exons ATGGATTTTTGTGCCACAAGGCCGAG CAAGCTCGCCGACCTACCTACCAGCATcatgccgccaccgccgccgacgacgacgaccctgTGTGTCCTCgccttcctcgccgtcgccgtcacgggggcggcggctggcggcggcacgacgacgacgcaccTCCACCTCTACATCCACGAGACGTTGACGGGCGCCAACGCCACCGCGGCCTCCCTGGCGCCCTCCCCGCTCGCCGGCAGCAACTCCTCGTTCGGGAGCGTCGGCGCCTtcgacgacgagctccggGAGGGCTCCGACGCGGCGTCGGCGTACCTGGGCCGCGCGGAGGGCCTCCTCGTGCAGGCCGACCTGGCGAACCCGGCGGCGCTATGGACCATGCTCACCCTCGTGTTCACCGACGGGGACTACACGGGGAGCACGCTGGTGCTGGACGGCCGCGTCgacttcgccggcggcggcggcacggcggagCGCGCCGTGGTGGGCGGCACGGGGAGGTTCCGGCGGGCGAGGGGGTACACGCTGATGAGCAAGTTCGGCAACCCGACGCCAAGCACCGTCGTGTTCGAGATGGACATCTACGTCGCCATGGCCTAG
- the LOC102709635 gene encoding dirigent protein 1-like isoform X1 — MQDIWQSRSRIFPNCEGRSTRMDFCATRPSKLADLPTSIMPPPPPTTTTLCVLAFLAVAVTGAAAGGGTTTTHLHLYIHETLTGANATAASLAPSPLAGSNSSFGSVGAFDDELREGSDAASAYLGRAEGLLVQADLANPAALWTMLTLVFTDGDYTGSTLVLDGRVDFAGGGGTAERAVVGGTGRFRRARGYTLMSKFGNPTPSTVVFEMDIYVAMA, encoded by the exons ATGCAAGACATATGGCAATCAAGAAGCCGAATCTTTCCGAATTGTGAAGGACGGAG CACGCGGATGGATTTTTGTGCCACAAGGCCGAG CAAGCTCGCCGACCTACCTACCAGCATcatgccgccaccgccgccgacgacgacgaccctgTGTGTCCTCgccttcctcgccgtcgccgtcacgggggcggcggctggcggcggcacgacgacgacgcaccTCCACCTCTACATCCACGAGACGTTGACGGGCGCCAACGCCACCGCGGCCTCCCTGGCGCCCTCCCCGCTCGCCGGCAGCAACTCCTCGTTCGGGAGCGTCGGCGCCTtcgacgacgagctccggGAGGGCTCCGACGCGGCGTCGGCGTACCTGGGCCGCGCGGAGGGCCTCCTCGTGCAGGCCGACCTGGCGAACCCGGCGGCGCTATGGACCATGCTCACCCTCGTGTTCACCGACGGGGACTACACGGGGAGCACGCTGGTGCTGGACGGCCGCGTCgacttcgccggcggcggcggcacggcggagCGCGCCGTGGTGGGCGGCACGGGGAGGTTCCGGCGGGCGAGGGGGTACACGCTGATGAGCAAGTTCGGCAACCCGACGCCAAGCACCGTCGTGTTCGAGATGGACATCTACGTCGCCATGGCCTAG